The Panicum hallii strain FIL2 chromosome 9, PHallii_v3.1, whole genome shotgun sequence genome has a window encoding:
- the LOC112873089 gene encoding uncharacterized protein LOC112873089, producing MEESQRGMNDAIKKAVTDALIDLKLGSSIERLDRRISTLTDKVTELENRLPNEEDMGGNNSNEDAIFDEDGNIDAAATRTVMLRHRLRENRRGMGGHRHQGHAQHAPDDPYAKVKFTIPPFSGHYDAEGYLDWEMTVEQKFSAHLVPERHRVRQASSEFKDFAIIWWSGLAAENALPTTWEQLKIAMRDRFVPPSYHRDLRKKLMRLEQGEKSVQDYYGELQKGMMRCGVVEGPEDSICRFYSGLRREIQDIVDYKEFNTINQLFQFAMLAEKELQGREQQGRGKSTTSYTPRTTTSTGLNKSATFRMPPPPASKRPAASGVAAVPTRSSDLGKNSAQVPAKSSSSMASTGRTSGIQCHRCHGLGHVQKDCPSQRAYIATEDGYISTSDIEDEEEKENDDGEEEILGGEDTATYRSAIVQRVLNTQVQQPDQLQRHNLFQIFFVINNRRVRVIIDGGSCNNLVSSELIKKLGLTTRPHRHPYHIQWLNDSGKAKVTQTCRVSFSIGSYSDSVDCDVVPMQACSLLLGRPWEHDNDATHHGRSNKYTFVHKGKKYTLLPLTPAEIVQAEKERAASLNDTKSENQQVAKSDFPHKRDKPAPNSKNEGIKLKGGVMLATKCDIAEISVDDVCYAFLCKQALFSLDDISSSIPPTVTNLLQEYEDVFPAEVPPGLPPVRGIEHQIDLIPGATLPNRAAYRTNPKETKEIQRQVQELLDRGYVRESLSPCAVPVLLVPKKDGTWRMCVDCRAINNITIRYRHPIPRLDDMLDELCGSIIFTKIDLRSGYHQIRMKLGDEWKTAFKTKFGLYEWLVMPFGLTNAPSTFMRLMNEVLRAFIGRFVVVYFDDILIYSKSLDEHMDHLRAGIEVDESKIEAIKSWPVPQTITQRGTYME from the exons ATGGAGGAATCCCAGAGAGGGATGAATGATGCAATCAAGAAGGCTGTCACCGATGCACTAATTGATCTCAAGCTTGGTAGCAGCATAGAGAGGTTGGATAGGCGGATATCTACTTTAACCGATAAGGTTACAGAGTTAGAAAACCGTCTACCAAATGAGGAAGATATGGGAGGAAACAACTCGAATGAAGATGCTATTTTTGATGAGGATGGAAACATAGATGCTGCAGCCACCCGAACAGTGATGCTACGACATCGTCTACGTGAGAACAGGAGAGGTATGGGAGGTCATCGACATCAAGGTCATGCCCAACATGCTCccgatgatccttatgctaaggtAAAGTTCACAATTCCACCTTTTTCAGGCCATTATGATGCTGAGGGGtatcttgattgggagatgacAGTAGAGCAGAAATTTAGTGCCCACCTTGTTCCTGAAAGACATAGAGTTCGACAAGCCTCTAGTGAGTTTAAGGATTTTGCAATCATTTGGTGGAGTGGGTTAGCTGCAGAAAATGCTTTACCAACCACATGGGAACAACTTAAGATAGCTATGCGTGATCGTTTTGTTCCCCCTTCCTACCATAGAGACTTGCGTAAGAAATTGATGCGCCTAGAGCAAGGAGAGAAATCTGTCCAAGATTACTATGGGGAGCTCCAAAAGGGCATGATGCGTTGTGGTGTTGTGGAGGGGCCTGAGGATTCTATTTGTCGTTTTTATTCGGGTCTAAGGCGTGAGATTCAGGACAttgttgattataaggaatttaACACTATCAACCAGTTGTTTCAGTTTGCTATGCTTGCAGAGAAGGAATTGCAGGGACGTGAGCAGCAAGGCAGGGGCAAGTCCACCACCTCCTACACGCCACGAACAACGACATCAACGGGGCTGAACAAGTCTGCAACTTTCCggatgccaccaccaccagctagCAAGCGACCAGCAGCTTCGGGAGTTGCTGCAGTGCCCACACGGTCCTCCGATTTAGGTAAAAATTCTGCGCAGGTACCCGCAAAGAGTTCATCATCCATGGCATCAACGGGGCGCACCTCTGGCATCCAATGCCACCGTTGCCATGGGCTTGGCCATGTGCAGAAGGACTGCCCAAGTCAGCGAGCATACATTGCTACAGAGGATGGCTACATCAGCACCTCTGAcattgaagatgaagaagagaaagaaaatgaTGATGGTGAAGAAGAGATCCTTGGCGGAGAGGATACAGCGACCTATAGGAGCGCCATTGTTCAGCGGGTGCTCAACACACAAGTGCAACAGCCCGACCAGCTGCAACGCCACAATCTATTTCAGATTTTCTTCGTCATCAACAACCGACGTGTGCGAGtcattattgatggaggtagttgcaaTAATTTGGTAAGTTCTGAGTTgatcaagaagcttggcttgaccacacgGCCACACCGACATCCATACCATATTCAGTGGCTAAATGATTCGGGAAAAGCTAAGGTAACACAAACTTGCAGAGTTTCTTTTTCCATTGGGTCATATTCAGATTCGgttgattgtgatgtggtacctatgcaagcttgttcccTTTTGTTGGGTAGGCCTTGGGAACATGATAATGATGCCACACACCATGGTAGAAGTAACAAATACACCTTTGTGCATAAAGGAAAGAAATATACTTTGCTAcctttgacccctgctgaaattgtacaagctgagAAAGAGCGAGCTGCTAGTTTGAATGACACAAAATCTGAAAATCAACAAGTAGCAAAATCTGATTTTCCACATAAAAGGGATAAACCTGCACCTAATTCTAAGAACGAGGGCATTAAATTGAAGGGTGGAGTTATGCTTGCAACAAAATGTGACATTGCTGAAATTTCTGTAGATGATGTTTGCTATGCCTTCCTTTGCAAACAAGCTTTGTTTTCACTTGATGATATCTCTAGCTCGATACCTCCTACTgtcactaaccttttgcaggagtacgagGATGTTTTTCCAGCTGAGGTACCACCGGGGCTGCCACCTGTGAGAGGAATAGAACATCAAATCGACTTGATTCCGGGGGCAACTTTGCCCAACCGAGCAGCCTACCGAACCAACCCCAaggagactaaggaaattcagcgacaagtccaagaacTTTTGGACCGTGGGTATGtacgtgagagccttagtccttgtgctgttcctgTGCTTTtagttccaaagaaagatggtacttggcgtatgtgtgttgattgtagagctatcaaTAATATTACAATTCGGTACCGTCATCCTATTCCTAGGcttgatgacatgcttgatgagttgtgcGGTTCTATAATTTtcacaaagattgatttgcgaagtggctaccaccagattagaatgaaacttggagatgaatggaaaacagcttttaaaaccaaatttgggttgtatgagtggttagtaatgcctttcggtttgactaatgcacctagcactttcatgcgcttaatgaatgaggttttgaGGGCTTTCATTGGACGATTTGTGGTagtttactttgatgatatcttgatttatAGCAAGTCTTTGGATGAACACATGGATcacctacgtgct ggaattgaggtGGATGAGTCAAAAATTGAAGCAATCAAGAGTTGGCCGGTTCCCCAAACCATCACGCAG AGAGGGACGTACATGGAATAA